A single window of Eucalyptus grandis isolate ANBG69807.140 chromosome 1, ASM1654582v1, whole genome shotgun sequence DNA harbors:
- the LOC104437744 gene encoding major allergen Pru av 1-like, whose product MGVVSYDFEITTPVPPAKMFKAAVLDSDNLIPKVLPQAIKSVEVLEGDGGLGTIKLITFGEGSQYKTMKHKVEALDKENFTYSYSIIEGDVLGTTFEKISYKAKITASPEGGSVCKNTSKYFTIGEVDITEEKIKAGKEKASSMFKAIEAYLLANPDAY is encoded by the exons ATGGGTGTCGTCAGTTACGACTTTGAGATCACGACCCCAGTCCCTCCGGCCAAGATGTTCAAGGCTGCTGTCCTCGACAGTGATAACCTCATTCCCAAGGTGCTCCCGCAAGCCATCAAGAGCGTCGAAGTCCTCGAGGGCGATGGAGGTCTCGGGACCATCAAGTTGATCACTTTCGGCGAAG GCAGTCAATACAAGACAATGAAGCACAAGGTTGAGGCCCTGGACAAGGAGAACTTCACCTACAGCTACTCGATCATTGAGGGCGACGTGCTGGGCACCACCTTCGAGAAGATCAGCTACAAGGCGAAGATCACTGCGTCGCCCGAGGGAGGCTCGGTGTGCAAGAACACGAGCAAGTACTTCACCATTGGTGAGGTGGACATCACCGAGGAGAAGATCAAGGCCGGGAAAGAGAAGGCGTCCTCGATGTTCAAGGCCATCGAGGCTTATCTCTTGGCAAACCCTGATGCCTATTGA
- the LOC104438411 gene encoding major allergen Pru av 1, with product MGVITFNLELTSPIPLAKMFKAAILDADNLLPKVLPQAVKSIEVLEGDGGPGTIKLMTFGEGSQYKTAKHKVEALDKENFTYCYSIIEGEVLGTTFEKISYEVKITALPEGGSLLKSTSNYFTVREVDITEEEINAGKEKASAMVKAIEDYLVANPDAY from the exons ATGGGTGTCATCACTTTCAACTTAGAGCTCACGTCCCCCATTCCCCTGGCCAAGATGTTCAAGGCTGCTATCCTCGACGCCGATAACCTCCTCCCCAAGGTCCTCCCACAAGCTGTCAAGAGCATTGAAGTCCTCGAGGGCGATGGAGGTCCCGGGACCATCAAGTTGATGACTTTTGGTGAAG GCAGTCAGTACAAGACAGCGAAGCACAAGGTCGAGGCCCTGGACAAGGAGAACTTCACCTACTGCTACTCAATCATCGAGGGCGAAGTGCTGGGCACCACCTTTGAGAAGATCAGCTATGAGGTGAAGATCACCGCGTTGCCCGAGGGAGGCTCATTGTTGAAGAGCACGAGCAATTATTTCACCGTTCGCGAGGTGGACATCACCGAGGAGGAGATCAACGCCGGGAAAGAGAAGGCGTCCGCGATGGTCAAGGCCATCGAGGATTATCTCGTGGCAAACCCTGATGCCTATTGA
- the LOC104438326 gene encoding major strawberry allergen Fra a 1.08, whose product MGATSITQELTCPIAAARMFNALIIEANALIPKLLPQFIKSVELVQGDGGAGSIEQVNFTEASHFKYVRHRINELDKENFVCRYTMIEGEALGDKLESIDYEVKFDAASDGGSVCKMTSKYNTKEAFQVEEEEIKAGKEKAMAIFKVVESYLLENPQAYA is encoded by the exons ATGGGGGCAACCAGCATCACACAAGAGCTCACATGCCCGATTGCTGCGGCTCGCATGTTCAATGCCTTGATCATCGAGGCGAATGCCCTGATCCCAAAGCTCCTTCCTCAGTTCATAAAGAGCGTGGAGCTCGTGCAAGGCGATGGAGGAGCCGGGAGCATCGAGCAAGTTAACTTCACCGAAG CTAGTCATTTCAAGTATGTGAGGCACCGGATCAATGAGCTCGACAAGGAGAACTTCGTTTGTAGGTACACGATGATTGAGGGTGAGGCACTGGGCGACAAGCTCGAGTCGATTGATTATGAGGTCAAGTTTGATGCCGCCAGTGACGGAGGGTCAGTGTGCAAGATGACCAGCAAGTACAACACCAAGGAGGcatttcaagttgaagaagaggagaTCAAGGCTGGGAAGGAGAAGGCCATGGCCATATTCAAGGTCGTGGAGTCTTACCTCCTAGAGAACCCACAGGCCTACGCCTAG
- the LOC104438237 gene encoding major pollen allergen Car b 1 encodes MVEVTLKAEITHPIPKARLVKAFLGAGGFFPYNLLPAITNADIQEAIFIEGRQRRTVRHTVKAQDQQPFLYNHSTIDRDELGKISKEISHEVKITALPLEGGSVCKYAGRYFTIGQGISPRRR; translated from the exons ATGGTGGAAGTTACTCTCAAGGCCGAGATCACGCACCCGATCCCTAAGGCCAGGTTGGTCAAGGCTTTTCTAGGAGCAGGTGGCTTCTTCCCCTATAACCTCCTGCCGGCCATCACAAATGCTGACATCCAGGAGGCAATCTTTATCGAAG GCAGACAGCGCAGGACGGTGAGGCACACGGTTAAAGCACAGGACCAGCAGCCCTTCCTCTACAACCACTCGACCATCGATCGGGATGAGCTGGGCAAAATCTCCAAGGAAATCAGCCATGAGGTGAAGATCACTGCGTTGCCCCTGGAGGGTGGCTCGGTCTGTAAGTACGCGGGCAGGTACTTCACCATCGGCCAAGGGATATCCCCGAGGAGGAGATGA
- the LOC104436798 gene encoding major strawberry allergen Fra a 1.08-like has protein sequence MVEVTLKAEITHPIPKAKLVEAFLEAKGFFPHTLLPAIKNADIQETISVEGRQRRTVRHTVKAPDQEPFLYNHSTVDRDEQGRISKETSHEVKIVALPLEGGSVCKYAGRCFTVGQGDITEEEMIGAMREKASVMFKAILDYPEAKSMKPSKPSLDYPTAYWPSSPDPVIAPPRRYL, from the exons ATGGTAGAAGTTACTCTCAAGGCCGAGATCACGCACCCGATCCCTAAGGCCAAGTTGGTCGAGGCTTTTCTCGAAGCCAAGGGCTTCTTCCCCCACACCCTCCTACCAGCCATAAAAAATGCCGACATCCAGGAGACGATCTCTGTCGAAG GCAGACAGCGCAGGACGGTGAGGCACACGGTTAAAGCGCCGGACCAGGAGCCCTTCCTCTACAACCACTCGACCGTCGATCGTGATGAGCAGGGCAGAATCTCCAAGGAAACCAGCCATGAGGTGAAGATCGTTGCGTTGCCCCTGGAAGGTGGCTCGGTCTGTAAGTACGCGGGCAGGTGCTTCACCGTCGGCCAAGGGGATATCACCGAGGAGGAGATGATCGGGGCCATGAGAGAGAAGGCGTCCGTGATGTTCAAGGCCATCCTGGATTATCCGGAGGCGAAATCCATGAAACCCAGTAAACCCAGTCTGGATTATCCCACTGCGTATTGGCCCAGTAGTCCTGATCCTGTAATCGCTCCGCCAAGGCGATATTTGTGA
- the LOC104437305 gene encoding major strawberry allergen Fra a 1.08, whose product MVEVTHKAEIAHPIPKARLVEAFLEAKGFFPHTLLPAITNADIQETISIEGRQRRTVRYTVKAPDQEPFLYNHSTVDRDEQSRISKETSHEVKIVALPLEGGSVCKYAGRHFTIGQGDITEEEMIRPMRDKASVMFRAIQAHAEAKSLKPSPVPGSAPPRRCHPVTEDCSCLRRM is encoded by the exons ATGGTAGAAGTTACTCACAAGGCCGAGATCGCACACCCGATCCCTAAGGCCAGGTTGGTCGAGGCTTTTCTCGAAGCCAAGGGCTTCTTCCCCCACACCCTCCTTCCAGCCATCACAAATGCTGACATTCAGGAGACGATCTCTATTGAAG GCAGACAGCGCAGGACGGTGAGGTACACGGTTAAAGCGCCGGACCAGGAGCCCTTCCTCTACAACCACTCGACCGTCGATCGTGATGAGCAGAGCAGAATCTCCAAGGAAACCAGCCATGAGGTGAAGATCGTTGCGTTGCCCCTGGAGGGTGGCTCGGTCTGTAAGTACGCGGGCAGGCACTTCACCATCGGCCAAGGGGATATCACGGAGGAGGAGATGATCAGGCCCATGAGAGACAAGGCGTCCGTGATGTTCAGGGCCATCCAGGCTCATGCGGAGGCGAAGTCCCTGAAACCCAGTCCTGTTCCAGGAAGCGCTCCGCCAAGGAGATGTCACCCTGTGACAGAGGACTGCTCGTGTCTTAGGCGAATGTGA